The following are encoded in a window of Roseimicrobium gellanilyticum genomic DNA:
- a CDS encoding DUF899 domain-containing protein, with the protein MNAQNYTLPKIVSRDEWLAARKELLATEKALTKQRDQVNKARRTLPMVRIDKDYTFEGPKGKVKLADLFEGRHQLIVYHFMFEPGHPPPGKTEPYTEGCSGCSFMADNIGHLSHFHARDTTITLISRAAYSKIAPFKKRMEWTLPWYSSFGSDFNYDFHVTIDPKVAPVEYNYQDEATLKRKEEVYHLEGEQPGVSVFLRDDEGRIFHTYSTFGRGMDPLVGIYQFLDLTPYGRGEGWDGMPDLDGIGYFWTKHHDKYGEEEETKESCCASQATKS; encoded by the coding sequence ATGAATGCCCAGAACTACACGCTTCCAAAAATTGTCTCGCGTGATGAGTGGCTCGCCGCTCGCAAAGAACTGCTCGCCACGGAGAAGGCGCTGACGAAACAGCGTGACCAGGTGAACAAGGCCCGTCGCACCCTGCCGATGGTGCGAATCGACAAGGACTACACCTTTGAAGGTCCCAAAGGCAAGGTGAAGCTGGCCGACCTGTTCGAGGGCCGCCACCAGCTCATCGTGTATCACTTCATGTTTGAGCCCGGCCACCCACCTCCCGGAAAAACGGAGCCCTACACCGAAGGGTGCTCAGGCTGTTCCTTCATGGCGGACAACATCGGCCATCTCTCCCACTTCCACGCGCGTGACACCACGATCACCCTCATCTCACGTGCGGCGTACTCGAAGATCGCTCCCTTCAAGAAGCGCATGGAGTGGACTCTTCCGTGGTACTCCTCCTTCGGCAGTGACTTCAACTATGACTTCCACGTCACCATCGACCCCAAGGTGGCCCCGGTGGAATACAACTACCAGGACGAAGCCACGCTGAAGCGCAAGGAGGAGGTCTACCATCTGGAAGGTGAACAGCCCGGCGTGAGCGTGTTCCTCCGCGATGACGAAGGGCGCATCTTCCACACCTACTCCACCTTCGGCCGCGGCATGGATCCGCTGGTGGGCATCTATCAATTCCTCGACCTCACTCCGTATGGCCGCGGCGAAGGGTGGGACGGCATGCCGGATCTCGATGGCATCGGTTACTTCTGGACGA